In Perca fluviatilis chromosome 14, GENO_Pfluv_1.0, whole genome shotgun sequence, a genomic segment contains:
- the LOC120572839 gene encoding Fc receptor-like protein 5, translated as MEDTSLLQLLFLTSLLSSTTNQASLTVSPSSSQMFEGQSVSLSCEEDDSSAGWTLRRNTTRETRTQCGDDWGRPVGSSCNISYMAPWYSGVYWCESREGATSNSITITVTGGPVILQSPVLPVMEGEDLTLTCRTKTSSNLAAGFYKDGSFIRTEPAGHMTIHHVSRCDEGLYKCLISSVGESPPSWVSVTGKPNTTSSPITTSQSLCLPPPPDTLAPPLRLVIHMVVFCPFCISTLIMVSLYRRRAKGNGLPVAMVMTSPTQAEEGLDEDYDDVITAVTREHHF; from the exons ATGGAGGACACATCTCTACTGCAGCTACTCT ttctgacCTCACTGCTGAGCAGCACAACAAACCAAG cctctctgactgtgagtcccagcagctctcagatgtttgaaggacagtctgtctctctgagctgtgaggaggacgacagctctgctggatggactctgaggaggaacacaACCAGAGAAACCAGGACTCAGTGTGGAGATGACTGGGGAAGACCTGTTGGTTCTTCCTGTAACATCAGCTACATGGCCCCATGGTACAGTGGAGTttactggtgtgagtccagagagggagcaaccagtaacagcatcaccatcactgtcactg gtggaccagtgatcctgcagagtcctgtcctccctgtgatggagggagaagacctcactctgacctgtagAACAAAGACGTCCTCCAACCTCGCAGctggtttctataaagatggatccttcatcaggactgagcctgcaggtcacatgaccatccaccatgtttccaggtgtgatgaaggcctctacaagtgtctcatcagcagtgttggagagtctccacccagctgggtctctgtcacag GGAAACCAAATACCACAAGCTCTCCTATCACCACAAGCCAATCTCTGTGCTTGCCACCACCCCCTGACACCTTAGCTCCGCCCCTCAGACTGGTCATCCACATGGTGGTGTTCTGTCCGTTCTGCATCTCCACTTTGATCATGGTGTCTCTATATCGACGCAGGGCCAAAG GAAACGGCCTACCTGTCGCCATGGTGATGACCTCGCCCACCCAGGCTGAGGAGGGATTGGATGAAGActatgatgatgtcatcaccgcTGTCACCAGAGAGCATCACTTCTGA